The Methanococcoides sp. LMO-2 region GTTCGATAACATCTTTCTGGCCCTGAAGTGTGGTTGTCATAAGTGCGGAAAGACCGACCATGTCAGCATCTACTTCCTTGCACTTGTCGATGAAGTTCTGGAGTGGGACATCCCTTCCGATATCGTGGACTTCGAAACCTGCTGCCTGGAGCATTGTTGATACGATTGCCTTACCGATGTCGTGAACGTCACCCTCGACGGTACCGTTGACAATTACACCGAGTTTGGAGCCTGCGCCTTCGCCGGATGCAAGTTCATCCTGAAGCATTTCTACACCAGCAGTCATTGCGTCAGCTGCCATCATGACGTGTGGAAGGAAAAGCTTTCCTCTCTCGAAGAGGACACCGACTTCGTTCATACCTGCTGCAAGACCATTGTCGATAAGTTCTACTGCTGGAGCCTGGCCCTTTGCCTTCTCTACTGCAGCTACTACATCATCTTTCTTGCAACTTACTACCGCATCGGATAGTGTCTTGAATAATTCTTCGTTTGTCGTTTTACAACCTCCTTTGAAA contains the following coding sequences:
- the mtbC gene encoding dimethylamine corrinoid protein MtbC codes for the protein MVFKGGCKTTNEELFKTLSDAVVSCKKDDVVAAVEKAKGQAPAVELIDNGLAAGMNEVGVLFERGKLFLPHVMMAADAMTAGVEMLQDELASGEGAGSKLGVIVNGTVEGDVHDIGKAIVSTMLQAAGFEVHDIGRDVPLQNFIDKCKEVDADMVGLSALMTTTLQGQKDVIELLKENGMRDGIKVMVGGAPATDAWAKKIGADCYAENASEAVAKAKELLL